A part of Drosophila ananassae strain 14024-0371.13 chromosome 2R, ASM1763931v2, whole genome shotgun sequence genomic DNA contains:
- the LOC6493609 gene encoding uncharacterized protein LOC6493609 isoform X2, translated as MRRRKLLIFWAALQAGSSILTCLLLLLTTTQNSHQVAAGIVPPPWSDPAKNPCASMAGGWQFLYWAPLKKCFKIFTLGYPCPDTMELSPTAVSAKRKDLPAAECRCPPGTALSPLTQNVCYPLYEKGPCQKDEYFQPMPDQGKRSSNRWGTCKRPLNCPEGMIFWPRDNKCYARHTKGPCSRGKLLVLNEDGLAECHCEDQGELSLYYYPAEESCYEHFTKGPCSTPGHIFLPGGRCDCQRHLPHYHAPQQMCYELDTPGPCPPGHIFRIPDDAHEASESTLQLLPRAQCLCKEGYVPWSDGICYRLYTRGPCDVNEFLVNGTSCVRNFCGKNRLYFPAEDSCYRIGSQGPCSLHQVVIFDFTARPSVDGISYNGMCGCSGVLTNLDQQCSGDGSEKEQNICESTPGMVEINGQCHKLYSRGPCGAGQWLEPLKSQTSNGTGILPHASRAKCVCRPGYTPAEADQRGMSNCSAPSVSLARWFLEIFG; from the exons ATGAGGCGTAGGAAGCTACTCATTTTCTGGGCTGCTCTGCAGGCGGGCAGCTCCATCCTCACCTGCCTGCTCCTGCTACTGACCACCACCCAAAACTCCCACCAAGTGGCGGCTGGCATTGTGCCACCGCCCTGGAGCGATCCCGCCAAGAACCCCTGTGCCAGCATGGCCGGAGGCTGGCAGTTCCTCTACTGGGCTCCTCTAAAGAAGTGCTTCAAGATCTTCACACTGGGCTATCCGTGTCCGGACACCATGGAGCTGAGTCCCACGGCGGTGAGTGCCAAGAGGAAGGATCTGCCGGCGGCAGAGTGTCGGTGTCCACCAGGCACGGCCCTCAGTCCCCTCACCCAGAACGTCTGCTATCCGCTGTATGAGAAGGGACCCTGCCAGAAGGACGAGTACTTCCAGCCCATGCCGGATCAGGGCAAGAG ATCCAGCAACCGATGGGGCACCTGTAAGCGACCCTTAAACTGCCCCGAGGGCATGATCTTCTGGCCCAGGGACAACAAGTGCTATGCCCGGCACACCAAGGGTCCTTGCAGTCGCGGGAAGCTCTTGGTTCTGAACGAGGACGGACTGGCGGAGTGCCACTGTGAGGATCAGGGGGAGCTATCCTTGTACTACTATCCAGCGGAAGAGTCCTGCTACGAGCACTTCACCAAAGGACCCTGCTCGACACCGGGTCACATCTTCCTGCCGGGCGGACGATGCGATTGCCAGAGGCACCTGCCCCACTACCATGCTCCACAGCAAATGTGCTACGAGCTGG ACACCCCTGGGCCCTGTCCACCTGGTCACATCTTCCGCATACCCGACGACGCCCATGAGGCGTCTGAGAGCACCCTACAGCTCCTTCCCCGGGCCCAGTGCCTTTGCAAAGAGGGCTATGTGCCCTGGAGCGACGGCATCTGCTACCGACTGTACACAAGAGGTCCTTGCGACGTCAACGAGTTCCTGGTGAACGGAACCAGTTGTGTGCGGAATTTCTGCGGCAAGAACCGCTTGTACTTCCCGGCAGAGGACTCCTGCTACCGGATCGGATCTCAGGGACCCTGCTCCCTGCACCAGGTGGTGATCTTCGACTTCACCGCCCGGCCGTCCGTCGACGGCATCTCGTACAATGGCATGTGCGGGTGCTCGGGAGTACTGACCAATCTGGACCAGCAGTGCTCGGGAGACGGAAGCGAAAAGGAGCAGAACATCTGCGAGTCCACCCCTGGGATGGTGGAAATCAACGGGCAGTGTCATAAGCTTTACAGCCGTGGTCCGTGCGGAGCTGGCCAGTGGCTGGAGCCGCTCAAGTCCCAGACATCGAACGGAACGGGCATCCTGCCGCACGCCAGTCGGGCCAAGTGCGTCTGCCGGCCGGGATACACGCCCGCGGAGGCGGACCAGCGCGGCATGAGCAACTGCAGCGCGCCCAGCGTGAGCCTGGCGAG gtGGTTTTTAGAAATATTCGGTTAA
- the LOC6493609 gene encoding uncharacterized protein LOC6493609 isoform X1: protein MRRRKLLIFWAALQAGSSILTCLLLLLTTTQNSHQVAAGIVPPPWSDPAKNPCASMAGGWQFLYWAPLKKCFKIFTLGYPCPDTMELSPTAVSAKRKDLPAAECRCPPGTALSPLTQNVCYPLYEKGPCQKDEYFQPMPDQGKRSSNRWGTCKRPLNCPEGMIFWPRDNKCYARHTKGPCSRGKLLVLNEDGLAECHCEDQGELSLYYYPAEESCYEHFTKGPCSTPGHIFLPGGRCDCQRHLPHYHAPQQMCYELDTPGPCPPGHIFRIPDDAHEASESTLQLLPRAQCLCKEGYVPWSDGICYRLYTRGPCDVNEFLVNGTSCVRNFCGKNRLYFPAEDSCYRIGSQGPCSLHQVVIFDFTARPSVDGISYNGMCGCSGVLTNLDQQCSGDGSEKEQNICESTPGMVEINGQCHKLYSRGPCGAGQWLEPLKSQTSNGTGILPHASRAKCVCRPGYTPAEADQRGMSNCSAPSVSLARYLTNERLNSKFLNDLHLGGAT from the exons ATGAGGCGTAGGAAGCTACTCATTTTCTGGGCTGCTCTGCAGGCGGGCAGCTCCATCCTCACCTGCCTGCTCCTGCTACTGACCACCACCCAAAACTCCCACCAAGTGGCGGCTGGCATTGTGCCACCGCCCTGGAGCGATCCCGCCAAGAACCCCTGTGCCAGCATGGCCGGAGGCTGGCAGTTCCTCTACTGGGCTCCTCTAAAGAAGTGCTTCAAGATCTTCACACTGGGCTATCCGTGTCCGGACACCATGGAGCTGAGTCCCACGGCGGTGAGTGCCAAGAGGAAGGATCTGCCGGCGGCAGAGTGTCGGTGTCCACCAGGCACGGCCCTCAGTCCCCTCACCCAGAACGTCTGCTATCCGCTGTATGAGAAGGGACCCTGCCAGAAGGACGAGTACTTCCAGCCCATGCCGGATCAGGGCAAGAG ATCCAGCAACCGATGGGGCACCTGTAAGCGACCCTTAAACTGCCCCGAGGGCATGATCTTCTGGCCCAGGGACAACAAGTGCTATGCCCGGCACACCAAGGGTCCTTGCAGTCGCGGGAAGCTCTTGGTTCTGAACGAGGACGGACTGGCGGAGTGCCACTGTGAGGATCAGGGGGAGCTATCCTTGTACTACTATCCAGCGGAAGAGTCCTGCTACGAGCACTTCACCAAAGGACCCTGCTCGACACCGGGTCACATCTTCCTGCCGGGCGGACGATGCGATTGCCAGAGGCACCTGCCCCACTACCATGCTCCACAGCAAATGTGCTACGAGCTGG ACACCCCTGGGCCCTGTCCACCTGGTCACATCTTCCGCATACCCGACGACGCCCATGAGGCGTCTGAGAGCACCCTACAGCTCCTTCCCCGGGCCCAGTGCCTTTGCAAAGAGGGCTATGTGCCCTGGAGCGACGGCATCTGCTACCGACTGTACACAAGAGGTCCTTGCGACGTCAACGAGTTCCTGGTGAACGGAACCAGTTGTGTGCGGAATTTCTGCGGCAAGAACCGCTTGTACTTCCCGGCAGAGGACTCCTGCTACCGGATCGGATCTCAGGGACCCTGCTCCCTGCACCAGGTGGTGATCTTCGACTTCACCGCCCGGCCGTCCGTCGACGGCATCTCGTACAATGGCATGTGCGGGTGCTCGGGAGTACTGACCAATCTGGACCAGCAGTGCTCGGGAGACGGAAGCGAAAAGGAGCAGAACATCTGCGAGTCCACCCCTGGGATGGTGGAAATCAACGGGCAGTGTCATAAGCTTTACAGCCGTGGTCCGTGCGGAGCTGGCCAGTGGCTGGAGCCGCTCAAGTCCCAGACATCGAACGGAACGGGCATCCTGCCGCACGCCAGTCGGGCCAAGTGCGTCTGCCGGCCGGGATACACGCCCGCGGAGGCGGACCAGCGCGGCATGAGCAACTGCAGCGCGCCCAGCGTGAGCCTGGCGAGGTATTTAACCAACGAGCGTCTCAACTCAAAGTTCCTCAATGACCTGCACCTTGGTGGGGCCACCTGA